One Mycobacteroides salmoniphilum DNA segment encodes these proteins:
- a CDS encoding NAD(P)/FAD-dependent oxidoreductase: MSQSIDAGLSVDTIVIGGGMSGASIAYELAEHHTVALLERESTLAFHTTGRSAATFIENYGNPVIRMLTAASRDFFTDPREGFETPLATSLPLLVIADEAHADMLREFHREATRQGCLTELVDGAVAEQINPYLRPGHIRAAAVDLTPMELDVHGLHQGYVRGFRRRGGIIVKSAPIVSSTRRQDRWVLRDSSGRAFDAATVVNAAGAWCDELAHTMGARPVGIRPLRRTAFMVSAPQEKVTGSLPMTLDASDSFYFKPDGAQFLCSPADETLQPPGDPRPDELEMARAIGMINEATTLGIRSVNSAWAGLRSFTVDRTPVVGEDPDVDGFFWYAGQGGYGIQMAPALARVGAALATGNPLPDELATRGLTPSMLAPHRDSLRAHP, from the coding sequence GTGAGCCAATCCATCGACGCCGGACTCTCCGTCGACACCATCGTCATCGGAGGTGGGATGTCGGGCGCATCGATTGCCTACGAACTGGCCGAACATCACACCGTCGCACTACTGGAGCGAGAGTCCACCCTCGCGTTCCACACGACCGGACGGTCCGCCGCGACCTTCATCGAGAACTACGGAAATCCCGTCATCCGCATGTTGACGGCGGCCAGCCGCGACTTTTTCACCGACCCGCGTGAGGGTTTCGAGACTCCACTCGCGACGTCCTTGCCGCTGTTGGTCATCGCCGATGAAGCGCACGCGGACATGCTTCGAGAATTTCATCGAGAGGCCACCCGGCAGGGTTGTCTCACGGAGCTAGTGGACGGCGCGGTCGCCGAGCAGATCAACCCCTACCTGCGACCGGGGCACATCCGGGCGGCGGCGGTCGACCTCACGCCGATGGAGCTCGACGTCCATGGGCTGCATCAGGGATATGTGCGCGGATTCCGCCGTCGTGGCGGAATCATCGTCAAGTCGGCTCCCATCGTGAGCAGCACCCGGCGTCAGGACAGGTGGGTTCTGCGGGACTCCTCCGGACGGGCCTTTGACGCGGCGACCGTCGTGAACGCCGCCGGGGCATGGTGCGATGAACTCGCGCACACCATGGGCGCCCGTCCGGTGGGAATCCGGCCACTTCGACGCACCGCGTTCATGGTGTCCGCGCCGCAGGAGAAAGTGACCGGCTCGCTTCCCATGACATTGGATGCCTCAGACAGCTTCTATTTCAAACCCGATGGCGCCCAATTCCTCTGTTCACCCGCCGACGAAACACTTCAGCCACCCGGAGACCCGCGACCGGACGAGCTGGAGATGGCCCGGGCGATCGGGATGATCAACGAGGCCACCACCCTCGGCATCCGGAGCGTGAACTCTGCCTGGGCGGGACTGCGGTCCTTCACCGTCGACCGCACCCCGGTCGTGGGCGAAGACCCGGATGTCGACGGCTTCTTCTGGTACGCGGGCCAGGGCGGCTACGGCATCCAGATGGCGCCGGCCCTGGCCCGAGTGGGTGCCGCGCTCGCCACCGGCAATCCCCTGCCCGACGAGCTAGCCACCCGGGGACTGACCCCCTCGATGCTGGCACCCCATCGCGATTCACTACGCGCCCATCCCTAG
- a CDS encoding glycoside hydrolase family 16 protein: MVNMDRRRMMAFSGLGMLAAAVSMPEAWAQPAGPHMPQNPPAAPPTGKYVFVDEFDGPAGSAPDGSKWAISKARESMKDPTLWELPENVGQYRDDRKNVFLDGNSNLVIKAAKEGNTYYGGKIYSTTELGVGYTWEARIKFNCLTPGAWPAFWLGSDQDGEIDIVEWYGNGSWPAATTVHAKANGSEWKTHNLSLDNAWHTWRTQWDDKGIRFWKDYTDGAAPYFEVAANSLADWPFNNPGHKAFPVLNLAVAGSGGGDPRGGTYPAEMLVDWIRVW, from the coding sequence ATGGTGAACATGGATCGGCGCCGCATGATGGCGTTCTCAGGGCTTGGCATGTTGGCAGCGGCGGTTTCCATGCCGGAAGCGTGGGCGCAGCCCGCTGGTCCACACATGCCACAGAACCCGCCCGCAGCCCCTCCGACCGGCAAGTACGTCTTCGTTGACGAGTTCGACGGACCAGCCGGGTCGGCGCCCGATGGATCCAAGTGGGCAATCTCAAAGGCTCGCGAGTCCATGAAGGACCCCACGCTTTGGGAGCTCCCCGAAAATGTCGGCCAGTATCGAGACGATCGCAAGAACGTCTTCCTCGACGGCAACTCGAACCTGGTCATCAAGGCCGCAAAAGAAGGCAATACCTACTACGGCGGCAAGATCTACAGCACGACCGAACTCGGTGTCGGCTACACCTGGGAAGCACGCATCAAGTTCAACTGCCTGACCCCGGGCGCGTGGCCCGCGTTCTGGCTCGGCAGTGACCAGGACGGTGAGATCGACATCGTCGAGTGGTACGGCAACGGCAGCTGGCCGGCCGCAACCACCGTGCACGCCAAGGCAAACGGCTCGGAATGGAAGACCCACAACCTGTCCCTCGACAACGCCTGGCACACCTGGCGCACCCAGTGGGATGACAAGGGCATCCGGTTCTGGAAGGACTACACCGACGGCGCGGCCCCCTATTTCGAGGTCGCCGCCAACTCCCTGGCGGACTGGCCGTTCAACAATCCCGGACACAAGGCATTCCCCGTGCTGAACCTGGCCGTGGCCGGATCCGGTGGCGGCGATCCTCGGGGCGGCACCTACCCCGCGGAGATGCTCGTCGACTGGATACGCGTCTGGTAG
- the ppc gene encoding phosphoenolpyruvate carboxylase, whose protein sequence is MAEVTDLAPIGAVTRTQVGREATEPMREDIRLLGAILGRTVREQCGDEVFDLVERARVESFRVRRSEIDRTELAKLFDGVDIHQAIPVIRAFTHFALLANVAEDIHRERRRAIHVDAGAPPQDSSLAATYLKLDAAQIDSTRVTHALTGALVSPVITAHPTETRRRTVFDTQHRVTELMRLRMHGLTQTETGRDIENELQRQILTLWQTALIRLSRLKIQDEIAVGLRYYQAAFFEVIPEINAEVRTALRRRWPDTQLLSEPILRPGSWIGGDRDGNPNVTAEVVHLATSSAAQTAIAYYFEQLVALEQELSLSVRLVTVSADLSTLAEQGGETERADEPYRRALRVIHARLTATAAQILDQLPEHDLDLKLSPYRAPEELLRDLDIVDASLRAHGSVVLADDRLRVLREAVHVFGFHLSGLDMRQNSDVHEEVVSELLAWAGVHPNYRSLSEPERIEVLVTELRTRRPLIGEGAELSELARKELDIVFAAARAVQTYGPKAVPNYIISMCQSVSDMLEAAILLKEAGLLDASRPRPFCPVGIVPLFETIDDLQRGSAILEAALELPLYRALVASRGESQEVMLGYSDSNKDGGYLAANWALYRAELDLVESARKTGIRLRLFHGRGGTVGRGGGPSYDAILAQPPGAVSGSLRITEQGEVIAAKYAEPRAAHRNLETLLAATLESTLLDVEGLGQAAGTAYEILDDLAARAQRTYRELVHETPGFVEYFKASTPVNEIGALNIGSRPTSRKPTTSIADLRAIPWVLAWSQSRVMLPGWYGTGSAIEQWIAEGDGRLEVLQQLYLQWPFFQTVLSNMAQVLAKSDMGLAAHYAELVDDEALRHRVFDKIVAEHDRTIAMHQLITGHEDLLADNPALARSVFNRFPYLEPLNHLQVELLRRYRSGDQDELVQRGILLTMSGLATALRNSG, encoded by the coding sequence ATGGCTGAGGTTACGGATCTTGCACCGATAGGCGCCGTCACCCGGACACAGGTGGGCCGGGAGGCCACCGAGCCGATGCGTGAGGACATCCGGCTACTGGGCGCCATCTTGGGCCGCACGGTACGTGAGCAGTGCGGGGACGAGGTCTTCGACCTCGTCGAGCGGGCGCGGGTGGAGTCATTCAGGGTGCGCCGATCGGAGATCGACCGCACCGAGCTGGCGAAACTATTCGACGGCGTCGACATCCACCAGGCCATCCCCGTCATTCGGGCCTTCACCCATTTCGCGCTGCTGGCCAATGTCGCCGAGGATATCCATCGCGAGCGCCGTCGCGCCATCCACGTCGACGCGGGCGCGCCGCCGCAGGACAGCAGTCTCGCCGCCACGTACCTCAAACTCGATGCTGCGCAGATAGATTCGACTCGTGTCACGCACGCGCTGACCGGGGCGCTGGTCTCGCCTGTAATTACTGCCCACCCGACGGAAACCCGCCGTCGCACCGTCTTCGATACCCAGCATCGCGTCACCGAGCTCATGCGACTTCGGATGCACGGACTGACGCAGACTGAAACCGGTCGCGATATCGAGAACGAACTTCAGCGGCAGATTCTCACGCTGTGGCAGACAGCATTGATCCGTTTGTCTCGGCTAAAGATTCAAGACGAGATCGCGGTAGGACTGCGGTACTACCAGGCGGCGTTCTTCGAGGTGATACCTGAGATCAACGCCGAGGTTCGCACGGCGTTACGCCGCCGGTGGCCGGATACGCAACTACTCAGCGAGCCGATTCTGCGACCTGGATCCTGGATCGGCGGTGACAGGGACGGCAATCCCAACGTCACCGCCGAGGTCGTGCATCTTGCGACCAGCAGCGCCGCTCAGACGGCCATTGCCTACTACTTCGAACAATTAGTGGCATTGGAGCAGGAGCTCTCGCTATCGGTCCGCCTGGTCACGGTTTCTGCTGACCTGTCTACGTTGGCCGAGCAAGGTGGCGAGACCGAGCGCGCAGACGAGCCCTACCGTCGTGCACTGCGCGTCATCCATGCGCGTCTCACCGCGACCGCTGCGCAGATACTTGACCAGCTGCCGGAGCACGATCTCGATTTGAAGCTGAGCCCATACCGCGCGCCGGAGGAACTGCTCAGAGACCTTGACATCGTGGACGCTTCGTTACGCGCGCACGGCAGCGTGGTGTTGGCCGACGACCGGCTGCGGGTGTTACGCGAAGCTGTGCATGTCTTCGGTTTTCACCTCAGTGGGCTGGACATGCGACAGAACTCGGACGTCCACGAAGAAGTCGTTTCCGAGCTACTCGCGTGGGCCGGGGTGCACCCCAACTATCGCTCGCTGTCGGAGCCGGAGCGCATCGAGGTGCTCGTCACCGAATTACGCACTCGCCGCCCCTTGATCGGCGAAGGTGCTGAGCTCTCCGAGCTCGCCCGCAAGGAGCTCGATATCGTCTTCGCCGCCGCGCGGGCCGTTCAGACCTACGGCCCCAAAGCGGTTCCCAACTACATCATCTCGATGTGCCAATCGGTTTCGGACATGCTGGAAGCGGCGATCCTGCTCAAGGAGGCAGGCCTACTGGACGCGTCACGACCACGGCCATTCTGCCCGGTGGGCATCGTGCCGCTATTCGAGACGATTGACGACCTGCAACGCGGTTCCGCCATTCTCGAAGCAGCACTGGAACTTCCGCTTTACCGCGCCCTGGTGGCATCCCGGGGCGAAAGCCAAGAGGTCATGCTCGGGTACTCAGATTCCAACAAGGATGGCGGCTACCTGGCGGCCAACTGGGCCCTGTACCGCGCTGAACTGGACTTGGTGGAATCCGCACGCAAGACCGGAATTCGATTGCGGCTCTTCCACGGCCGCGGCGGCACCGTGGGCCGTGGGGGTGGTCCGAGTTACGACGCCATCTTGGCGCAACCGCCGGGGGCGGTGTCCGGATCACTTCGTATTACCGAACAGGGCGAGGTGATCGCCGCCAAGTACGCCGAACCACGCGCCGCCCATCGCAACCTCGAGACACTGCTGGCCGCAACCCTGGAGTCGACACTGCTGGACGTCGAAGGTTTAGGACAGGCGGCCGGCACAGCGTACGAAATACTCGATGACCTTGCCGCGCGCGCCCAGCGCACCTACCGCGAATTGGTGCACGAAACACCAGGATTTGTCGAGTATTTCAAGGCCTCGACGCCGGTCAACGAGATCGGGGCGCTCAATATCGGCAGCCGGCCCACGTCGCGGAAACCCACCACATCGATCGCCGACCTGCGCGCTATCCCATGGGTTTTGGCCTGGAGCCAATCGCGGGTGATGCTGCCCGGCTGGTACGGCACGGGATCGGCGATCGAACAGTGGATCGCCGAGGGCGACGGACGACTTGAGGTATTGCAGCAGCTCTACCTTCAATGGCCGTTCTTTCAAACGGTGCTGTCCAACATGGCCCAGGTACTGGCCAAGTCGGACATGGGATTGGCCGCCCACTATGCCGAACTGGTCGATGACGAAGCGCTGCGGCACCGGGTATTCGACAAGATCGTGGCCGAACACGACAGAACCATCGCCATGCATCAACTGATCACCGGGCATGAAGACCTGCTTGCCGATAACCCGGCACTGGCACGCTCGGTGTTCAACCGCTTTCCCTACCTGGAGCCGCTCAATCACCTACAAGTTGAGCTGCTGCGTCGGTACCGTTCTGGCGATCAGGATGAGCTGGTGCAGCGCGGCATACTGCTCACGATGAGCGGTCTGGCCACCGCGCTGCGCAACAGCGGATAA
- a CDS encoding NAD(P)/FAD-dependent oxidoreductase, with product MKKKIVILGAGIGGLSVINEFRQSHVPLGDLDITIVDEHFSHFLGFTLPWVMRGWRDAASVPIRPSSDALSGITTVTGSVAGIDPNARTVTLSDSSTLDFDALIIATGARNALDKIPGLTEAAARGDAVHYYGVAAAGDARRALENFSGSRLVFLVTSQPYRCPVAPYEGALLASDFLNDKGIRSDVDISVYTPEKHPMPSAGPYAGPQLVQLLRDNEVIFHGEHTTERVDPDGKVVVFKDGATVSFDLLVFVPPHEPSVTIDGPEWIGVDAQTMQTPHEGIWAIGDVVSVTSPSGRPLPKAAIFAKNGAKAAAQNVLHYLERSDRTAELSGLGYCYLDTGQHRAAQGKGDFFALPHPTITLTEPSTGQHRDKQEEEAQWRDMWESRAGA from the coding sequence ATGAAGAAGAAGATTGTCATCCTGGGTGCCGGAATCGGCGGTCTGAGCGTGATCAACGAATTCCGCCAGTCTCATGTACCACTCGGTGACCTCGACATCACCATCGTGGACGAACACTTCTCGCACTTTCTGGGATTCACCTTGCCGTGGGTCATGCGAGGCTGGCGCGACGCGGCGAGTGTGCCGATTCGGCCCAGTTCCGATGCATTGTCGGGGATAACCACCGTGACGGGCTCCGTTGCTGGCATCGATCCCAACGCGCGCACCGTAACCCTTTCCGACTCTTCGACTCTGGACTTTGACGCCCTCATTATCGCCACGGGCGCGCGCAATGCTCTCGACAAGATTCCGGGCTTGACTGAAGCGGCCGCCCGAGGTGACGCGGTGCACTACTACGGCGTCGCCGCGGCCGGTGATGCCAGGCGCGCCCTGGAAAACTTCTCAGGAAGCAGGCTTGTCTTCCTGGTGACATCACAGCCGTACCGATGTCCGGTGGCTCCCTATGAGGGCGCCCTCCTAGCCTCGGATTTCTTGAATGACAAGGGCATACGGTCGGATGTCGATATCAGCGTGTACACCCCGGAGAAGCACCCCATGCCCTCGGCCGGTCCCTATGCGGGGCCGCAGCTGGTGCAGTTACTCAGGGACAACGAGGTCATCTTCCATGGTGAACACACCACAGAACGCGTGGACCCCGACGGGAAGGTTGTCGTGTTCAAGGACGGTGCCACAGTGAGTTTCGATTTGTTGGTGTTTGTGCCGCCGCATGAGCCGTCGGTCACCATCGACGGTCCGGAGTGGATCGGCGTCGATGCACAGACCATGCAGACCCCGCACGAGGGCATCTGGGCGATCGGTGATGTCGTGTCGGTGACATCGCCGTCGGGCAGGCCGCTGCCGAAGGCCGCCATCTTTGCCAAGAATGGTGCAAAAGCCGCTGCCCAAAACGTACTTCACTACCTCGAGAGGTCCGACCGGACCGCAGAGCTCTCGGGACTGGGGTACTGCTACCTCGATACCGGTCAGCATCGCGCGGCGCAGGGTAAAGGTGATTTCTTCGCGTTGCCACACCCGACGATCACACTCACCGAACCGTCCACGGGTCAGCATCGCGACAAACAGGAAGAGGAAGCGCAATGGCGTGACATGTGGGAGTCACGTGCCGGTGCTTGA